The Ipomoea triloba cultivar NCNSP0323 chromosome 13, ASM357664v1 genomic interval ATGAATCCTGTTCTTTTCAGAGTGTTTTCTTATTACAAGCTAAACCAACATCATGGGTTTATATGTCTAAACTCTGGCAGTTTGCAACACCCATCAGCTTTTTAGAGAGTATTGTTTGTAGCTACCATCCTCTGCTTTTAATTGGTCTTTGATGCTGTCTTCTTTTATCATATTTGTACCCATATGTCATTGTATATCACTTACCACTTTCACTTTGTTGCAGGATATCTTCGGGATATATTTTTGTCATTGCCACATTATCTGTGGAAAGAGGTACTCTAAATCCACCAACATTGTTCTGTAATGAAATAATTGCCATTATCATATGTAACTTTAAACTGGTGGAGATGCATGAACATGACCACTGCTTGGATTATGAATGCGAACACTTGTTATCCTCATTTAtgcctttaaaaaaattgtttccaAGTCAAAGCTGATGACTTTCTTCCCATTCGAGCTCATTCTTAGCTTGGAGGATGCTTGTTGTTCTGTCAAGAGTTGTGAGCATCTTTGGGGCAACCTAGCCAAGTTAAGTcgctgttgacttggtaaccccaaggttacaagttcaattcctagTGGGAGCGACCTATTGATTTTTGAGTTTTCTTATTTAAGTTGGTTAGTTATGGGCAATCTAGGTTGGTTTGTCTCTTTGTGGCCTTTTGCCTAGCAGGGTCACAAGGTGGGTTTACTTTGCACACTCTCGGAGTGATTGCTGATTTTTCTGGTCACTCAAAGAGTTGTGATTGCATACACACCAGTTAGTTTGTGTGTGTAACAGCTTTACTAATGCTGATTACAATTATTTCTCTCTTTATTTCTCTCTTTAAGGATAAGCGAATTTACTTGATTATGTTGTTGATTATATTGGTGGAAACATGATGGAATTCAATGTTTTTAAAGTAGCTTCTTTGTGCTCTTCCCATTAGTTGATgggaagaaaatattttcaataaattaggaGGGTAATGCAGCatagcaaaataaataaataaataatccgCATAtcttgttataatttttttacctaaatttttaaaatctagTGATTTCATAAGAACAGAAGTTTGAAAAATTTTACCCCAATAATACTATTCATAAAACCACTCACACCGTACTTGTATGTATTGTTGTTGGGTAAGTGTATCCAACTTGGGTCCAATATAAAAAGGCCCAAAATCAGTCTAATCAATCCTTGTgagtttttgtattttgtgttatgaaattttgtactttaagagtatgaattttatacttaaaacaaattagtaattgtgtcaaaaagttatgaatttatgtgtctgtgttgtgaaattctgtgtctatgaacacaaattacgTATTTAAATcatattcaaaaaataagtaatatataacatgtgtatgtgtcatgtattgtgaaattatgtatcttacgagtatgaattttgcATCTTTTCGTTTTGATCCACGGTCCGTGTACCTTGGtctatgatataaattgcctagtCCAATAGGAAGATCTTGATAAAACAAGTGGGTGGAAGAGTTGGAGATGAGCTAGTTGCTAGTCACTATTGATTTAACTTCAAATTCTGATTTTCTTTAGACCATTCATTTTGTGTTAACTGCAAATTTCATTAGGAAGCAACTCTTCAAAGAGTATTGATAAATTTACTTTGGGCTAATTACATTTTGACCTCTTTAGGCCTTATATTAGAGCAActacaatagtttttttttttttttggatgggTTTTTGTGAGGTGGGAGCGAGAGACTAGAAGAGAGAAGGTAAGGGTATGTTTTGCATGAACATATATGCTAGTGTTTCATTTTACAATAGAAACCATAGTTCCTCATTAAGTGCATCACATCATGGATGAATTAACTAgtaattattcttaaaaaaaaaaggaaaatgttaACGATTGATAGGATTGTTTGTCACTgattgagtaaaaaaaaaagaaaataattttcttaaatataataactatataatattaatttttttaaaaattatttattttcattgatTACTCATGAATTAAACAATCTTAGTCCTTAATATAATActcaattatcaaataaataagGATGCGTAGTATAACGACAAGTAACCCAACATTATGCTTACAATGTGCTTTCATAAAATTTGTAGCGCTTTTGTTAGAAATCTTGAGTGCGCGGTCAAATGGCCGGTGCTATAAACTAAACGGTTATTGGTCGCATATAGGATTGAACCAATAATAACTGGCACTACCAATTTACAATGGTTgtcttattattgttgttgttgttgttgaaatgtgaaattttaaaaaatatgaagtgGATAGAGCATGTTTCTTGGACATTACTATTTATTTCGgttattaaaatgtaaaaatttaaataatgtcAGGTGGATAGAACATGTTTCTCGGACACAATGGCCAAAATAAAaactcacatttatttttattcaaaatcaatttttttcctttctttcgatTATTCCTCTAAAGTCTAAAATAGAAAGTATACCTACATTACTAAAATTATTCCACACCGCATTTCTAGAAAGTTTTCGGTGAGCTTTTAATGTAAAATGTATCtgaaatataaaaacatttgtCGCTAAAAACATTCATGCATCGTAAGAGGTAACATAAGAGACAAAGCCCATTTTATACTGATGAAGAATTTTCAACTACTACTCCCTAATATAAGACAAATCACATAAAGTCTAGTATTATACATTTTGTACATTTTGTGTAGCTTTATCCTACGTGAGAGAACTAGGACACATCTTtcttctattaaaaaaaagaatatggtATACTTTAGATGTAAGTGCCTCACATAGTCACATTGGTTGAATATGTGAGTACGCATCAATCATCTGATTAGCAATGCACATATAATGATGTCTAGCAGAGAAAAATGTGCGACATGTTTGACCGAGAAAGTATTAACaagaattaaatttgtgaacttttagtataaaaattatgCTCTATTCACGGTACAGAGCAAAATTGtttccttttaaaaatataaagagGGAGTACagtaaaataaatttgtattttttatcaACTACCATGTAGTATGATGACATCTCTGATCTATTACCATTTTAAATGGGTGGTTACAAAGAATCGAACCCCGATGGCGGGGTATTGATTCTTTTGGCTCAAAAACATTGTGAAAGTATAGGACATAGACTGttttgtaaagaatcatgagtgtttacaattttttcttctgtattttttataaaaaaaataattgtaattggaagtattaattaatgaatgtacggagtataaatatgttattttaaattcttattCAATAGATGTTTTTAATACTTCTCTACTCTTAAAAAATGTCATCTTGATCAATAAAAGggacaatttttaatatgaagaattattatttatagtaATACCATTGTTAAGAGTTGAGTTCATGTTTAATATGAAGAATTACTAGTTATAGTAATGCCTTTTGAGATATTAAGAGTCTATTAAACAAAATCATTATCGTCATGAGTTAAGATGCTCGCATGGACAGCTCAGTTGATCACATAGGTGACTTTGTGCGTAGTAAGTAAAAGTTTAGCCTAAGTTTAGTCTCTGTGTAGACCAGGAAAAGTCTAGCCTATGTATTTAACTGAGTTatcataatatacattttttcaAATGCTCTATCGAGTCGGGGTGTGAGAAAAGTCTTACCTTCCATGTGATAGACAGTTTCAATGTGAATGCTATAACTACAATTCACACTTGTTAGGTTTCTTGTACTGATTTGTTGGGCTTTCAAGTCTTCAATGCTCCACCGAATCAGCTAATAATATATGTTGAATTAAACCAATTTGATTAGACCAATTACAAACATTCCATTAATAGTAAAAGAACAATAATCATTGTTGAATTCATTAAAACAAAACTATGTTTAGGGAACattccaatatttatttatttttagtacctgactgttacaatgcaatataaactttctatttgggagagtcactccGTGCTACTGAATCACAAAGAGGTTATTGGTAGTGAACATTCCAATATAAAAAGACAATTgttactatatatctatatgcTGAATTCCttcattcaaaattcaaataatattaatacatataattttgatagaTACAAATTAAAGTGTGAAAATATGAACCATCCTTTGAGGTTCGATGAGCACTCATCATCAGCAAAtgcaaattacattaaaaacGAACGATCAAATAGACAAACTCCCCAGCCTATTAAACAATCCAAGAAACCGTACGTTGCCGGCCGGCCGGGAATGATCGGAGAAACgaaacggagaagaagaagaaaacgatccgatgaaaaatatatatatataattactcgATCGATCGCACCAGATTAGAGCCAATAGCCGCCATAGTTGTTCGATGTTGAGAAACTATAGGAATTGGTCGTGAACATGTTTATACCATCGGATTCCGATGAACCGTAGTTCATCTGTAGCTCGGCGGGAGCTTGCGGTTGCATCGCCATCTCCGTTGAGCCGCCGCCGCCGTATCCGTAATAATCCCATCCGGCGGAGGCCGAAACTGCGCCGTCCATAACGGTGGTGTATGCTGCATTGTCACCGCTGCTTGTAGCTTCGCCGCCGAAGCCGCTTCCGAAGTAGCCGCCGCTGCAGCTGGTGGTGATATCCGGCGGCAGAGGAGGCAGCTCCGCCGCCATCGCCATGGCGGCGGCATTATTGCTCTCATCCACGCCGTTATCGTTACCGTTACAATAGTAATCCTGAAAGAACTCACAGCCGCCGTTTATACCGCCGATATCCAGCAGATCGGCGCCGCCGCCGCTCTGATCGGCGCCGAAGAGCAGGAATTGATCGGCGCCAGTGTGGTTTCCATTACCGGACTGATAATGCTGCTCCACGTTTTGCGCGGGAGCCGAAAACAAACCTCCCGGAAAATGCGGGAAGTCGTTATTATACACCGCATATTGCGGCTCATCGGGAGAGATAATAGAGGTAACGGAAGAGCCGGGAGGCATGTCAGAGTAGACAAAATTAGTCCTCGCTCTCGATTTCCCCCGCATGGATCGCGCGGCTCGATCGTAGGCCAACGCCGCCTCCTCAGCCGTATCGAACGTGCCGAGCCAGTGGCGTTCTTTGGTGTTAGGGTCCCTTATCTCCGCCGCGTACCGCCCCCACGGCCGCCGCCTCACGCCAAGATATCTGCATCCGCTCGGCTCCGCCTGCTGCCCGCTTGCGCTCTTTCTGCTCTttccagaagaagaagaagaagacttgCTCTTGTTCGTCGTCATATCCATGAAGCTTCCAATTCTTCAGAAATTTCAGTAATTTTtactgtatatatttattatatatagaatGGATAAACATgcataaaacaaaagagatTGATGGGATATATGTCAGTGTTTGACAGAGGAAAAGTTAGATTTTTGTGAAGGGAAGAAGAGGGATTATTGTGCAATTTATATTTGTGTCTGAGATGTGAATGGTGAGAGAGCATTGCAGGCTGGAGATTATATATAGAGGAGAGGTGATGAGATTTTTGGCCTTAGGATTCTACACTAAGCTAGTAAGTGTATTGGCGTATGTGAGTCATTGAACTTGTCCCACCTATTCCTTTCTTAATTCTCAATACCATAAAGCACAGATTATGTacccataaaataataataatgatttttttaaaaagatatcTATGCTCAGAACTAGAGATGTAAATGATCAAAGTGGGGCTCGAGCTCGAGTCGAATTCGAGCTGGCTCGTTTCGCAATCGAGTCGAACTCTAACGCAAATAttttaggctcgtggctcgtcaAGCCGCTCGCTAGctgagccatatatatatatatgtatgtatgtatgtatgtatgtatgtacgggTTGAGCAATTCGTGAGCCGCTCAGTCAAAGCTCGACTCGAGCTTGGTCAacttcgagctcgagctcaccTATTACTTATTAAGCTAGAGCTCGAGCCAATCTAACTTTGAGCTCGGCTCGACTCATTTACAGCcctattcaaatttttatttgctCACAATATtgatagtttatttattttacttagaGGACATGCAATAGTCCCCATCGTATATTGATAGCATTTGCATGTGTTCTATTCAAATTGGTcagataattaatttgataatcataaaGTTTTAAGTTCAACTCATCTTAAGTATTATATATTGTAGATTTGAGATGTTCAATTATAGAAAACCTATGCTGATTTACtagtttactttcttgtggtcCTTCTTTGCCGACTAAGATTACAAGGCATACTTCACCCAAAGCGCACCGGTAAACTTAAGTTGGTTTacttttttgtgatttttttatcGACAAAGATCATAAAGCAAGCTTCATCCATAGCGCACTTTTGAATAATAGTAAATtctttcattaatcaaaacacaTACGTATTGATGACTATAATgtaaattgaacaattaaataaaaactatatataggTCCAAGGCTATTTGagttataaattaaaagaattggACTACAACATATTATTGTGGTATTGGTATACTTATAACGCGAagactttgattttatttgtcAGATCGGAGGGTCCAACCAATCTTGAATTTTTGCTGCAACTCTCATTTgatcatcatatcatatatagcATGTTTAATCATTAGAATCATGTGCCTTAGTGTTTATATATGCATCATATATCATGCccccttttttaatttttttttttgcctttaataatttctttacattatatatatttttttcttctacaCACCATGTCCCCCATTATTGTCTCTCAGAGATAGTAccactttttattattttattttattgttatgATGGGTACAAAATacagttataaaaaaaaattataatactaataaacaaaatattatatctACCAATATAAATAGAAAGACCGGGGGGTGACACTTTTgtaactaaaataatagttatttataaaattgtcatttcatCTCGATCTGTACTCTTTTTGATATTGTAAAAGTCTCTTAAATTGATGAAACTCAAACTAGAAAAGAGTAATTGTGATTGTTGTGAGTTTCACCCGTAAGAGTTTAGTGAAGTATTCTTTTGTTGCAAATTCgtctatatatttattattattattttttggatcaAAGGGGGACCAGACCTGGTGCCTTACAACAGACACCCTTCCGAGATAATTCTCACTCTGGGCAAAATATTTGATTCAACTGACAACGCATCCTTGACACTGAGAGATGGAGTCTCCCACTCAATCCACTCAACAGACACTCTTTTGAGATAATTCGTCTttaatttctattattattattttttatagtaatattatcCTAACTTATCATTAGATCAAGAATCGATCACTAACAGCTACGGAGTACTTAATTAGCACTTTAGCAGTTTCGGTGAAGTcttttatttaactatttaatattaatttttcttgattaaaataatttaataaaaaaaacccacccccacccccataaaaaaacaataaataaaaaaggggaaaaaaatcttaacaaagATCATAATGAGATTATGTTGAGCGTAGTAGTACAAGTATGGGATTATATTTAAGGAGAGTATTCAGGTGATGATAGCTTTTCACTTTTCTTCTCTATAACTGCTCAAATGGATTCATTCATTTTCCTATACTACTTTCATGTTACCCTATACCATTAGGGGTCGTTTTTGTTGCTTTGCACCGCATGCATGTCTCCCACGTATcagattttatataattaattatatgcttCCAAATATATATTGGCCATGTGTGGTAAATGGccgttggctgattgggttggttgtttggattaaaaggtatgatttgttgataacattagctgagtgtagaaagttgtttgatagattagctgttagctaatagctgtttggtataatttcttttctaaaaaagctaattgaaaaggctgctttgagtagccttttgaattttagtattttggagttacaaaaagcttattaaccaaacaactaatagtgctcaaataagccaaaattggctgattggctgattatttatcaaacagggtCATTATCACAATATAAATACTAGATAcatgtaattttatatgtatggatattGGATTAAACATATAGGCCCGGTTTGGTACAATAATTAGtctattagtcaattttgacttgtttaacctatta includes:
- the LOC116001424 gene encoding ethylene-responsive transcription factor LEP, producing the protein MTTNKSKSSSSSSGKSRKSASGQQAEPSGCRYLGVRRRPWGRYAAEIRDPNTKERHWLGTFDTAEEAALAYDRAARSMRGKSRARTNFVYSDMPPGSSVTSIISPDEPQYAVYNNDFPHFPGGLFSAPAQNVEQHYQSGNGNHTGADQFLLFGADQSGGGADLLDIGGINGGCEFFQDYYCNGNDNGVDESNNAAAMAMAAELPPLPPDITTSCSGGYFGSGFGGEATSSGDNAAYTTVMDGAVSASAGWDYYGYGGGGSTEMAMQPQAPAELQMNYGSSESDGINMFTTNSYSFSTSNNYGGYWL